The following proteins are co-located in the Silene latifolia isolate original U9 population chromosome 1, ASM4854445v1, whole genome shotgun sequence genome:
- the LOC141599814 gene encoding peroxidase 28-like: MAVNSHTSNCYSLSIPLVLFLITSFSSLSNAESFVDQFSHSSLPRLLTANFSNHRILQVYNDQQQIQLEYDFYRNSCPNAETIVYKVMHDVLDDDKKITARLLRLMFHDCFIQGCDASVLLDDSNGNPSHLNERDAVPNQTLKGLEVIDIIKEELEIECPNIVSCSDIIALATRNAIILSGGPFFPVLTGRRDSRVSYHDEANSQIPRPHSNIHETLFLFSQRGFNEKEVVSLLGAHNIGKIGCEFILDRISNFHDTGRPDPTIPRDFMLEINKICNADVSPSPSQSRLRNLIESTTGLSYFQSLAPFIFSGSGFDTHYYKSLLLGRGLLFADQQLMSDPRTARLVEVFASDDGSIFRREFSKAMLKMSTLQSPAASQGVVRTRCSLPNSS; encoded by the exons ATGGCGGTAAACTCCCATACCTCGAACTGCTACTCACTCTCCATTCCACTCGTACTCTTCCTAATCACCTCCTTCTCCTCTCTTTCCAACGCCGAATCTTTCGTCGATCAATTTTCTCACTCTTCTCTTCCTCGATTGCTCACTGCAAATTTCTCGAATCATCGTATTTTACAAGTTTACAATGATCAACAGCAAATTCAACTTGAATATGATTTCTATCGTAATTCTTGTCCTAATGCCGAGACGATTGTCTACAAAGTCATGCACGATGTTCTCGATGACGATAAGAAGATCACCGCTCGTCTTCTTCGTCTCATGTTCCATGATTGCTTCATTCAG GGCTGTGATGCATCTGTGCTGCTGGATGACAGTAACGGGAATCCAAGTCACTTAAATGAGCGAGACGCCGTCCCAAATCAAACACTAAAGGGGCTTGAGGTCATAGATATAATTAAAGAAGAGTTGGAAATCGAGTGCCCTAACATTGTATCCTGCTCAGACATCATTGCTCTGGCTACGAGGAATGCCATCATCTTG TCTGGTGGGCCCTTTTTCCCCGTCCTCACTGGTAGACGAGATAGCCGAGTTTCATACCATGATGAAGCAAACAGCCAGATACCAAGACCCCACAGTAACATACATGAGACACTGTTCTTGTTTTCACAGAGAGGTTTCAACGAGAAAGAAGTCGTCAGCCTCTTGG GAGCACATAACATTGGAAAAATAGGATGTGAATTCATTCTAGACAGAATCTCCAACTTCCACGACACTGGAAGGCCCGACCCCACAATTCCTAGAGATTTCATGCTTGAAATAAACAAAATTTGCAATGCAGATGTATCTCCAAGTCCTTCACAATCCAGGCTTCGGAATCTGATAGAGTCAACAACAGGCTTGTCTTATTTTCAGTCTTTGGCCCCATTCATTTTCTCAGGTTCAGGCTTCGATACACACTATTACAAGAGCTTGCTCTTGGGACGGGGTTTGCTTTTTGCAGACCAACAGCTAATGTCAGATCCCAGGACTGCCAGACTGGTAGAAGTGTTTGCATCAGATGATGGCTCAATCTTTCGTCGAGAATTTTCAAAGGCAATGCTGAAAATGTCTACACTCCAATCCCCTGCTGCGTCCCAAGGTGTGGTCCGAACTAGATGCTCCCTTCCAAACAGCAGCTGA
- the LOC141599821 gene encoding aquaporin PIP2-2-like — MGKELEGEVGKDYHDPPPSPLFDMAEMGKWSFYRALIAEFVATLLFLYITVLTVIGYKSQSATDDCGGVGILGIAWAFGGMIFILVYCTAGISGGHINPAVTFGLLLARKLSLVRAVLYMVAQCLGAICGVGLVKAFQSAYYDRFGGGANELAVGYSKGTGLGAEIIGTFVLVYTVFSATDPKRSARDSHVPVLAPLPIGFAVFMVHLATIPVTGTGINPARSFGAAVIYNNKKAWDDHWMFWVGPFIGAAIAAIYHQYILRAGFVKALGSFRSSSNV; from the exons ATGGGTAAAGAATTAGAAGGAGAAGTAGGAAAAGACTACCATGACCCTCCACCATCTCCATTGTTTGACATGGCAGAGATGGGAAAATGGTCATTTTACAGGGCATTAATAGCAGAGTTTGTAGCAACACTACTGTTCTTGTATATAACAGTGTTAACTGTAATAGGATACAAGAGTCAAAGCGCTACAGACGACTGCGGTGGTGTTGGTATTCTTGGTATTGCTTGGGCTTTTGGTGGCATGATCTTTATTCTTGTTTACTGCACTGCTGGTATTTCTG GTGGACACATAAACCCGGCAGTGACATTCGGGCTGTTGTTGGCAAGAAAACTATCTTTGGTTAGGGCTGTTTTATATATGGTGGCTCAATGTTTAGGAGCCATCTGTGGTGTTGGGCTGGTCAAGGCCTTCCAAAGTGCATATTACGACAGGTTTGGTGGCGGGGCTAACGAGTTAGCTGTCGGCTACAGCAAGGGCACTGGGTTGGGTGCTGAGATTATTGGCACTTTTGTTTTGGTTTACACTGTTTTTTCCGCTACTGATCCCAAACGCAGCGCTAGAGACTCTCATGTTCCT GTACTGGCACCACTTCCAATTGGATTCGCGGTGTTCATGGTTCACCTAGCAACAATCCCAGTCACAGGCACAGGTATCAACCCTGCTAGAAGTTTCGGAGCAGCGGTCATCTACAACAACAAAAAGGCATGGGACGACCAC TGGATGTTTTGGGTCGGACCATTCATTGGAGCTGCAATAGCCGCTATCTACCATCAATACATCTTGAGAGCCGGTTTTGTGAAGGCGCTAGggtcctttagaagctcctctaATGTGTGA